The sequence TCTCTGTTGTCTCCAGTTTCACCTTTGATAACCTAAATCAAAGGCTTGTCGAATTAAAAGAGAGTGAAATCCCTGCTTTAGATAACGCTGCACGCTTGAACGACATGGTGCGAGTGATTATCACCACCTCATCACAACTCAGTGACGCTGAATCCAATTTAGAGCGCAAACAGGCGATGCTTAAAATTGAAGAGGCTATATCAGTAATGAATAGCGTTATGGTTCAATTTCCTGATTATCACGCCTACTTTAAAGATCTTATCGCCCAAGTTAATAATAGTCTGAGCCTGTTGTATCAAAGTGAGATTGAGTCCGAACAACTCAATCAAGAACTTCGTAATTTGCTTGAAGGCTTTTATCCTCTATTGCAACAAGCCAGTGATTCACTCGATAGTTTACCTGAGTCAGCCAAAGATCAAATCCAATATACTCAGTTGAAATCTCTTCTTTATTACCAATTAGGCTTGGTAGAGAAGCTATATAACGATTCAAGCTTTAATGAGTTGGATTACACCAGTTACCGCTTAGAGCAAGTAGGGGAAGAATGGTGGAAACTTTGGGCCAGTGGTGATTTAAGAAGCAAATTTCCCGAATTAGATCACCAACTCACCGTAATTTACAACCTAGCCTCAAGTGATAGCAGCTTGTATGGGCTGAAAAACAAAGCGCTCGATCATCTTTACCAAGAGCAGTATTTCCTGCAAAACAGCCGTGAGCATCTTAACCAATTAACTGTGCAGATCGAGCGCAATACCAGCCAAGTGAATCGCAATATTGATCAGTCGATTCAGCAGGCTCAGCTGTCTTTGCAATCGAACCAACAACTCTCTCTTTTCCTTTCTTTGTTCAGCGTGCTGGCTGCTGCGGCTATTTCATGGTTCTACGTGCGTAAGAGCATTTTGGAAAGACTTTTACAGCTGAAAGACAACATGTTCGCGATTTCTACCGGCCATTTAGATACCGAAGTGTCCATTCGTGGCAAAGACGAAGTGACGCAAATGGCCAAGTACCTAAAGGTATTTCAGACCACGGCCAAAGTCGTGAAGCAAACCAATCGAAAATTAGAGGCAGAGGTTGAAGAGCGCACCTTAGCAGAAGCCAAATTGCGAGTGACTCAAGACGAGTTAATCCAAGCCGGAAAATTGGCTGCGCTAGGGCAATTAAGTGTCGGGATCACGCACGAGATCAATCAACCTCTGACCGCAGTAAACAGTCACGTTCGAAGTGCTCAATTATGGTTAGGTAAGCAAAGGCCTGAAAGGGCAGAAGAGAACCTGAAAAAGATCGAGGTCTTGTTAGACAAAGTGGCTGCGATTACTCGTCACCTAAAAGCCTTCTCACGCAAGAGCGATGGCAAGATTGGTAACGTTGAATTGGATAAGGTCGTCGGTGATGCGATTGACCTGTTTGAAACTAGGCAAAGTAGAGTCTCGATTCAGTATTCCTCACAGAGCGACCAAATTGTTCGTGCCAATAGCATTCGCTTGGAGCAGGTTCTGGTGAATTTGATCAGCAATGCTTTAGACGCCGTTGAACACAGAGAGCAACCAGAGCTCAGCATTTTCACTCAAGAGCATTTGAATACCATTCAGATTTTAGTGATGGACAACGGGTTAGGGATACCTGAAGAGGACATTCCGCACCTGTTCGACCCATTTTATACCCGTAAGGTTACAGGAAAGGGGCTTGGACTCGGTTTGTCTATTGCATACAACATCATAAAAGACTTTGGCGGCTCGATTCACGTGGAATCAGTTGAACACCAAGGCACCACTTTTATCGTCACTCTACCAAAAGGCATAGCCTCATGACTGCAGAAAAACACATAGTTCTTATCGATGATGAAATCGATGTCGTTGAAGCCGTGAGTGAAATGTTGGAGCTAGAAGGGTTTAGTGTCACTACCTTTACCGACCCTAACCTTGGCCTTAAATCGCTCAAAGCAAACAGCCAGTCGGTTGTATTGTGTGATGTACGAATGCCACAGGTGGATGGGCTTACGCTGATGAGTTCCATTCAACATAGAGCTGCTAACGTCCCTGTATTGTTGATGAGTGGCCATGGTGATATCCCCATGGCGATAGAGGCAATGAAGCTAGGAGCTTTCGACTTTTTGGAAAAGCCACTTAATGCTAGTGAGCTGGTAGAGAAGCTCGACTTGGCATTGGCACAATCTCAGCACAATTGCCCAGCAACTACAGACGGTGATGAGGAGGCTGAGTTACCGATTGAAACGGTGGTTATCGGTCAATCAAAAGCGATGGATACGATACGTAAGCAAGTGCTCGCACTGTCTCATACCGGTGTTGATACCATCATCAACGGCGAAACAGGAACGGGTAAAGAAGTAATTGCTCGCGCGTTGCATCAATTTAGCCGTCGTAAGGCGAGGCCCTTTGTCGCGATCAACTGTGGCGGCATGACAGAAAGCATTATCGAGAGTGAGTTGTTTGGTCATGAGGCGGGCTCATTTACCAGTGCCAACAAGAAACGCATTGGCAAAATAGAACAAGCCAATGGCGGAACTCTGTTTCTTGATGAAATCGAAAGCATGCCGATTGCTGTGCAAATTAAACTGTTGCGCGTCATTCAAGAGCGAATGATTGAGCGCGTTGGTGGTAACGAGTTAATCCCAGTTGATATCGTGGTGGTCGCCGCCAGTAAAGCTGATCTCGCGAGCTTGAGTGAAACGGGTGAGTTCAGAGCCGATCTCTTCTATCGCCTCAATATTGCTAGCTTAAACCTTCCCGCATTGCGTCAACGTAAAGAGGACATTCAGGTGTTGTTCCGTCATTTTGTGATTCAAGCGAGCCACAAATACAAGACACGCCCATCAACGATTTACCCTGAGCAGATTCAGCAACTATGTCGACACGAATGGCCCGGTAACGTGCGTGAATTACGCAATGTCGCCGATCGATTTGTGCTCGGTATCGTGGGAGATGGCTTTGATCTTCAATCACCAATTTGTGAAACGTCCGGAGAAGATTTCGCCTTTGAAAAACAGATGGAGCAGTACGAAAGGAATGTACTGACTGAAGCGTTGATAGAGAGTGCAGGCAATATCAATGAGGTCTCAAGCAAGCTGAACCTGCCACGTAAAACGCTTTATCGAAAAATGAAGAAACACCAATTGGATAAAGAGAGTTTCAAGGCCTAACTGGTTCAGTTGTTTGTTAAATGGAAAATCAAAATCAAAATCAAAAGGAAAAGCACAAGACAACAATGACCCATTTAACTTTTAGTCGAATGGCTAACCGTTTCAAGTGATTGTAATAAAAGGGCTTTAACATTTGGCACAATGCGTGCAAACACTACATTGTGACATACGTTCACATGAGGTTTTTCGGTGTTGAGTCAAAACTTATATGACAATTATTCAACACCGAATGATCGAATAAAGGAAATTAGAAAAATAATTGCTTGTTGCAAGGAGATACAAACATGAAGCAAATACTGAAAGGTTCGATTGCTCTGATACTAGGTGTGAGCTCGATGACGGCATGGGCCGCAACTGAGTCAGCTGACTTAGGTCCTCGTCCCCTCTTTTTAGTGAACAATATGGATGAGAGCCCTTTGAAAACCAAGCTGTTGAGTTGCAGTGAAGGACCTTTTCACCGTAGTGATTTTTCTATTGGACATCGCGGAGCTGCGATGCAGTTTCCTGAGCACACCAAAGAATCCTACTTAGCGGCCATTCAAATGGGCGCGGGCGTAGTGGAGTGTGATGTCACTTTTACTAAAGATAAAGCGTTGGTATGCCGTCACTCGCAAAGTGATCTGCACACCACAACAGATGTCTT comes from Vibrio bathopelagicus and encodes:
- a CDS encoding sigma-54-dependent transcriptional regulator; translation: MTAEKHIVLIDDEIDVVEAVSEMLELEGFSVTTFTDPNLGLKSLKANSQSVVLCDVRMPQVDGLTLMSSIQHRAANVPVLLMSGHGDIPMAIEAMKLGAFDFLEKPLNASELVEKLDLALAQSQHNCPATTDGDEEAELPIETVVIGQSKAMDTIRKQVLALSHTGVDTIINGETGTGKEVIARALHQFSRRKARPFVAINCGGMTESIIESELFGHEAGSFTSANKKRIGKIEQANGGTLFLDEIESMPIAVQIKLLRVIQERMIERVGGNELIPVDIVVVAASKADLASLSETGEFRADLFYRLNIASLNLPALRQRKEDIQVLFRHFVIQASHKYKTRPSTIYPEQIQQLCRHEWPGNVRELRNVADRFVLGIVGDGFDLQSPICETSGEDFAFEKQMEQYERNVLTEALIESAGNINEVSSKLNLPRKTLYRKMKKHQLDKESFKA
- a CDS encoding ATP-binding protein, translating into MGRVSSHVSEVIDSKDRFERPFSIKIPRRKWFGWKGIELRLVLALAMLSMTTIFLSVVSSFTFDNLNQRLVELKESEIPALDNAARLNDMVRVIITTSSQLSDAESNLERKQAMLKIEEAISVMNSVMVQFPDYHAYFKDLIAQVNNSLSLLYQSEIESEQLNQELRNLLEGFYPLLQQASDSLDSLPESAKDQIQYTQLKSLLYYQLGLVEKLYNDSSFNELDYTSYRLEQVGEEWWKLWASGDLRSKFPELDHQLTVIYNLASSDSSLYGLKNKALDHLYQEQYFLQNSREHLNQLTVQIERNTSQVNRNIDQSIQQAQLSLQSNQQLSLFLSLFSVLAAAAISWFYVRKSILERLLQLKDNMFAISTGHLDTEVSIRGKDEVTQMAKYLKVFQTTAKVVKQTNRKLEAEVEERTLAEAKLRVTQDELIQAGKLAALGQLSVGITHEINQPLTAVNSHVRSAQLWLGKQRPERAEENLKKIEVLLDKVAAITRHLKAFSRKSDGKIGNVELDKVVGDAIDLFETRQSRVSIQYSSQSDQIVRANSIRLEQVLVNLISNALDAVEHREQPELSIFTQEHLNTIQILVMDNGLGIPEEDIPHLFDPFYTRKVTGKGLGLGLSIAYNIIKDFGGSIHVESVEHQGTTFIVTLPKGIAS